One window of Dyadobacter sandarakinus genomic DNA carries:
- the neuC gene encoding UDP-N-acetylglucosamine 2-epimerase codes for MRKVSVIVTARASYCRVLTLLHAIAAHTSLYLQLVVFCDKTHPDSSSMKYRVQRDGFEMAGCVEIDTACNDLGSAAIRTAHAIKQLVAVFTRLAPDIVITIADRHETMATAIAASYLNIPLAHLQGGEVTGNIDDKVRNAITRLADVHFVATRQAKIRLVRSGEDQAKVHWVGCPAIDLAHQIVSNTDESIHDFKGIHFPFASERFLIVMQHAVTTEFGEAHCQVKQTLEAVRQLNMPVLWFKPNYDPGHCDLSGMIPSSLDDDFGNCLHIMQDLSPQSFLRLLNQSACLIGNSSAGIREASFLGIPAVNIGSRQAGRERAHNVVDVDYQASVITKAASEQLKVGRYQPSYLYGNGNAASQIADLLATCPLSIIKKNTF; via the coding sequence ATGCGAAAAGTAAGTGTGATCGTAACTGCCCGGGCGAGCTACTGCCGTGTTCTGACTTTGCTTCACGCCATTGCTGCACACACATCCTTGTACCTTCAACTGGTGGTGTTTTGTGATAAAACCCATCCAGACTCGTCCTCCATGAAGTACCGGGTACAAAGGGACGGATTTGAAATGGCCGGATGTGTCGAGATCGATACAGCCTGCAATGATTTAGGCAGTGCTGCCATACGTACTGCTCATGCCATCAAACAACTGGTTGCCGTATTTACAAGACTGGCCCCTGACATCGTCATCACCATAGCCGACCGGCACGAAACCATGGCGACGGCGATTGCGGCCTCTTATCTGAATATTCCGCTCGCGCATTTGCAGGGTGGCGAAGTGACCGGAAATATTGATGACAAAGTACGAAATGCCATTACCCGCCTTGCTGACGTGCACTTTGTAGCAACTCGTCAGGCAAAGATACGCCTTGTAAGGTCAGGCGAAGATCAGGCCAAAGTGCATTGGGTGGGCTGCCCGGCAATCGACCTTGCTCACCAGATTGTCAGCAACACGGATGAATCCATTCACGACTTCAAAGGCATTCATTTTCCTTTTGCAAGTGAAAGATTTCTCATTGTAATGCAACATGCTGTGACCACTGAGTTTGGAGAAGCACATTGTCAGGTCAAGCAGACTCTCGAAGCAGTAAGGCAGCTGAATATGCCTGTCCTGTGGTTTAAGCCCAATTACGATCCGGGGCACTGTGATCTGAGTGGTATGATTCCCAGTTCTTTAGATGATGATTTTGGCAATTGTCTTCACATTATGCAAGACCTTTCCCCCCAATCATTCCTTCGCTTGTTAAACCAATCTGCATGCCTGATCGGAAATTCGAGTGCGGGTATCCGTGAAGCTTCTTTTCTGGGTATTCCTGCGGTAAATATCGGCAGTAGACAGGCCGGCAGAGAGCGTGCACACAATGTAGTGGACGTTGATTATCAGGCTTCCGTCATCACCAAAGCAGCTTCTGAACAATTGAAAGTTGGACGCTATCAGCCAAGCTATTTGTATGGAAATGGAAATGCAGCTTCACAGATAGCAGACCTGCTGGCTACCTGTCCTTTATCCATTATCAAAAAGAATACATTTTGA
- a CDS encoding acylneuraminate cytidylyltransferase family protein, which translates to MHTPKVLGIIPARKQSREVPGKNSKLLNNKPLVSYTIETALQSQLLDTILVSTDSSEILEISRSYDKVETPFTRPAHLATDLIPSIAVVQHALDYYEATGQIFDFICLLQPTVPFRSDRIIDRSIEEIVKCSADSLITVAPIPAKYNPLWAYRLDEHTIRPLVPESAGVFRRQDLPPFFCRNGSVYITSAYLIKEGLITGGKMAVLMDEHENHVNIDSLADWKVAEQIALTFNENA; encoded by the coding sequence ATGCACACACCCAAAGTACTCGGCATTATTCCGGCACGAAAGCAGTCCAGGGAGGTTCCCGGCAAGAACAGCAAGCTGCTCAATAACAAGCCATTGGTAAGTTATACCATTGAAACAGCCCTGCAAAGCCAGCTTCTGGATACGATCCTGGTTTCGACAGACAGCTCTGAAATTCTTGAAATAAGCAGATCATATGATAAGGTAGAGACACCCTTCACGCGTCCGGCCCATTTGGCGACTGACCTTATTCCCTCGATTGCCGTGGTGCAGCATGCGCTGGACTACTATGAAGCAACCGGACAAATATTTGACTTTATATGCCTTCTGCAACCCACCGTGCCTTTCAGAAGTGACCGGATTATTGACAGGAGTATCGAAGAAATCGTCAAATGTAGTGCAGATAGCCTGATTACTGTGGCACCTATACCCGCAAAATACAACCCGCTCTGGGCATACCGGCTTGACGAACATACCATCCGGCCGCTTGTACCCGAAAGTGCCGGGGTATTTCGACGGCAGGACCTCCCTCCTTTTTTCTGCCGTAACGGATCAGTTTATATTACCTCTGCGTACCTGATCAAAGAAGGACTGATAACTGGTGGGAAAATGGCAGTTCTGATGGACGAACACGAAAACCATGTCAACATAGACAGCCTTGCCGACTGGAAAGTCGCCGAGCAGATCGCACTTACCTTTAACGAAAATGCCTGA
- a CDS encoding glycosyltransferase has protein sequence MAEYLLYALAAFVLIQIFYYLYFFTRLAFYTKSSNYGSTAPGVTVLVCAWNERENLTELLPMLDAQEYPVFEVILLDDRSDDGSEEYIRENIFNWKHIRYIRINDQFPHITPKKYALTVGMKQAKYPVTLMTDADCRPASPHWITAMTSCFAGEKDIVLGFSPYFKSKGLLNWFIRCETFYSAVQYLSFALAGRTYMGVGRNIAYSKSLFFANKGFYTHKAVYGGDDDLFLNEVSTSSNTTISVEADSFVYSKPKLTWRTWYNQKRRHLAVSRYYKLSNKILLGALSGAHIAVWILAIATLAAGIVTRDFFSLQILGAILGIRWILQWSLLLTINNKLAKTVEWFSCFAMDFALFVYYLIFGFVTFTQKKNRKTWN, from the coding sequence GTGGCCGAATATCTACTGTATGCGCTGGCGGCGTTTGTGCTTATTCAAATATTCTATTACCTCTACTTTTTTACCCGACTGGCATTTTATACAAAAAGCAGCAACTATGGAAGCACAGCTCCCGGCGTTACGGTGCTGGTATGTGCCTGGAATGAGAGAGAAAACCTGACCGAACTCCTTCCCATGCTGGACGCTCAGGAGTATCCGGTATTTGAAGTAATCCTGCTCGACGACCGGTCTGATGATGGCAGTGAGGAGTATATCCGGGAGAATATTTTCAACTGGAAACATATTCGGTACATTCGCATCAATGATCAGTTTCCGCATATTACACCCAAAAAGTATGCATTGACGGTCGGTATGAAGCAGGCCAAATATCCGGTAACACTCATGACCGATGCCGACTGTCGGCCTGCGTCTCCACACTGGATCACCGCCATGACCTCCTGTTTTGCCGGTGAAAAGGATATCGTACTGGGCTTTTCCCCTTACTTCAAATCAAAAGGACTGCTCAACTGGTTTATCCGGTGCGAGACGTTTTATAGCGCTGTACAGTATCTTTCATTTGCACTAGCAGGGCGCACCTACATGGGGGTGGGGCGCAATATTGCATACAGTAAGTCGCTGTTTTTTGCAAACAAAGGTTTTTATACGCACAAGGCGGTTTACGGCGGGGATGATGATCTGTTTCTCAATGAAGTATCCACTTCCTCTAATACCACGATTTCCGTCGAAGCGGATTCGTTTGTTTACTCCAAACCGAAATTGACCTGGCGCACCTGGTATAATCAGAAACGCAGGCACCTTGCAGTCAGCAGGTATTATAAGTTGTCCAACAAAATATTGCTCGGCGCCCTCTCCGGAGCGCATATTGCCGTATGGATCCTGGCGATTGCTACCCTGGCAGCAGGTATTGTAACCCGTGATTTTTTCAGCTTGCAAATACTTGGTGCGATCCTGGGTATACGCTGGATCCTGCAATGGAGCTTATTATTGACAATCAACAACAAACTGGCAAAAACGGTAGAATGGTTTAGCTGCTTTGCAATGGATTTTGCCTTGTTTGTTTACTACCTGATATTTGGTTTTGTAACCTTCACCCAGAAAAAAAACCGGAAAACATGGAATTGA
- a CDS encoding N-acetylneuraminate synthase family protein has product MNNEVYIIAEVGMAHDGSLGMAHSFIDALSGTGVNAVKFQVHIAAAESSMSERFRINFSYEDRTRMDYWARTEFTREQWACLKTHCAANGMDFVASPFSIAAAELLQNIGAKKIKIASGEVTNHLLLKKIARFADYVLLSSGMSNWDELDGAASILTNREIAFSILQCTTAYPTQPSQWGLNVLDEIRNRYDVPAGFSDHSGDIYAGLAAAAHGASTIEVHATFDQCMFGPDARASLDMRQISSLVKGIRQIENAVRHPVNKLHNEDFRELSKIFGKSLALNKHLKKGHIVRLEDLETKKPAGQGMDVRNYQQAVGRMLLRDMPQWEFLQEHDLEPCEK; this is encoded by the coding sequence ATGAACAATGAAGTTTACATCATAGCCGAGGTAGGCATGGCACACGACGGCAGTTTGGGCATGGCGCACAGCTTTATTGATGCGCTCTCAGGTACCGGAGTGAACGCTGTTAAGTTTCAGGTACATATTGCAGCTGCGGAGAGTAGCATGTCCGAACGTTTTCGCATCAATTTCTCCTATGAGGACCGGACAAGAATGGATTACTGGGCCAGGACCGAATTTACAAGGGAACAATGGGCTTGTCTGAAAACGCATTGTGCGGCAAATGGAATGGACTTTGTAGCGAGCCCATTTTCTATTGCTGCTGCCGAGTTGCTGCAAAACATCGGGGCAAAAAAAATTAAGATAGCCTCCGGTGAAGTAACGAATCACTTGCTGTTAAAAAAAATAGCCCGGTTTGCCGACTATGTCCTTCTTTCGAGCGGCATGAGTAACTGGGATGAGCTGGATGGCGCCGCGTCTATCCTCACTAACCGTGAAATCGCTTTTTCAATTCTTCAATGTACTACCGCCTACCCCACTCAACCTTCGCAATGGGGTTTGAATGTCCTGGATGAAATCAGGAATCGTTATGATGTGCCCGCAGGTTTTTCGGACCATTCGGGTGATATCTATGCCGGACTTGCAGCTGCGGCACACGGAGCATCCACAATCGAAGTTCATGCAACATTTGATCAATGCATGTTTGGTCCGGATGCGAGGGCTTCCCTTGATATGCGGCAGATTAGCTCCTTGGTAAAAGGCATCAGGCAAATTGAAAATGCCGTGAGACATCCTGTCAACAAACTCCACAATGAGGATTTCCGGGAACTCAGTAAAATATTCGGCAAGTCGCTGGCACTTAACAAGCATTTGAAAAAAGGGCATATAGTCAGGCTGGAAGACCTTGAAACAAAAAAACCGGCAGGTCAGGGAATGGATGTACGCAATTACCAGCAAGCTGTCGGCCGCATGCTGCTTCGGGATATGCCACAGTGGGAGTTTTTACAAGAACATGACCTTGAACCATGCGAAAAGTAA
- the glf gene encoding UDP-galactopyranose mutase, with translation MKKYDYLIVGAGLWGSVFAHEANKRGKKCLVIDRRNHTGGNIFCENVEGINVHKYGAHIFHTNDKDIWDYVNSFVEFNRYTNSPIANYNGELYNLPFNMNTFYQLWKIKTPDEAREKIRQQVEEAGIKDPQNLEEQAISLVGTDIYFKLIKAYTEKQWGRKATELPAFIIKRLPVRFTFDNNYFNDRYQGIPIGGYNKLTEGLLKDIEVRTGVDFFADRVELEDLAETVVYTGPIDEYFGFRFGQLEYRSLRFENQLLDRDNYQGNAVVNYTDGETPFTRIIEHKHFEFGTQAKTVITHEFPQEWVKGAEPYYPVNDDKNTAVFNQYRDLAAQESQVIFGGRLAEYRYYDMHQVVGSALKRVKTIFD, from the coding sequence ATGAAAAAGTACGATTATTTGATAGTTGGTGCAGGATTATGGGGTTCTGTATTCGCCCATGAAGCAAACAAAAGAGGCAAAAAGTGCTTGGTAATTGACCGCAGGAACCATACAGGCGGCAATATTTTTTGCGAGAATGTTGAGGGAATCAATGTGCATAAGTATGGTGCGCATATTTTTCATACCAATGATAAAGACATCTGGGATTACGTAAATTCCTTTGTCGAGTTCAACCGCTACACCAACTCCCCCATCGCGAATTATAATGGCGAGTTGTACAATCTGCCGTTCAATATGAACACTTTTTACCAGCTCTGGAAGATAAAAACACCGGATGAGGCGCGGGAGAAAATCAGGCAGCAGGTTGAAGAAGCCGGTATCAAAGATCCGCAGAACCTGGAAGAGCAGGCCATTTCACTGGTGGGTACCGACATTTACTTTAAACTCATCAAAGCTTATACTGAAAAACAGTGGGGCCGTAAGGCAACAGAGCTACCTGCGTTCATTATCAAACGTTTACCCGTAAGGTTTACTTTTGACAACAATTATTTCAATGACCGTTATCAGGGTATTCCGATTGGTGGATACAACAAGCTTACCGAGGGATTACTGAAAGACATAGAGGTTAGAACGGGTGTCGATTTCTTTGCAGATCGTGTTGAACTGGAAGACCTCGCAGAGACAGTGGTATACACAGGTCCGATTGATGAATATTTTGGCTTCCGGTTTGGGCAGCTTGAATACCGTAGTCTGAGGTTTGAAAACCAACTACTGGATCGCGACAACTACCAGGGTAACGCAGTGGTTAATTATACGGATGGAGAAACACCATTTACCCGGATTATTGAGCACAAGCATTTCGAATTCGGCACTCAGGCGAAAACGGTGATTACGCACGAGTTTCCACAAGAATGGGTAAAAGGCGCTGAGCCCTATTATCCCGTCAATGATGATAAAAATACTGCTGTATTTAACCAATATCGTGATCTGGCAGCTCAGGAAAGCCAGGTTATCTTTGGGGGACGCCTGGCTGAATACAGGTACTACGATATGCACCAGGTTGTAGGATCAGCATTGAAAAGAGTCAAAACCATATTCGACTAA
- a CDS encoding GumC family protein: MQEQQQTQVKTQYAFHSGRLLLSAMKSMQVHWRLYLVFTCTSLCLALLYLRYATPRYIITSSILIRDDSRGSEFAESAFMEELGGLPLQSNVDNEIEVLKSRTLMQSVVNDLQLNVRYEVAGDIKTAELHEKSPYRLTLLDSGDQYKATSYQITELHGRRFRLLSPVRQVTGRFGDTIRLGSGRAVLRKTSFKPGEQCMYSITLSPHHTIVNQYASRLKVTASNKLASIVTLSLTDILPEKGEAILNKLLDNYQKINAAEQSRRAAKTLAFIEQHLVVISARLQKDEVAIQKFKSRHQLTDITEHAKLLTRNRQLTQQEASKYNAQLDVLTHLGTFLVSGPEQTLPASLTLQEPTFAAIISRYNEVLTTKAKYLATTRAGYPRIRELEDQLKSLKADLQVSIQAHRQEISTYLTALRSIRLQEESEMQQLPQWERTYQGLLRQQQTDQELYVLLLKKRLETALSKSSTISNARMIDPPLADPEPTHPDARVTLVMAGFTGLMLPFLLLHLRQALNTRVLCKSDVSERIDLPFIGELTHVSRRRKQLLFAPRSAITEQFRTLRTNLHFLPDVRSRQVILITSGTSHEGKSWIAMNLAETLSRSGRKVVLVEMDLRKPGITTYLDLNPCGVTELLTSGQNPSTFLQKSPGLAFDIIAAGKPPPDPLALLLGEYMGDLFASLKAMYEHIIIDSPPAGLLADALLIGQYSDLSLYVIRQGFTRKSDLDKLCQISARNQLPLLHLILNDVQADSDDQYNYYQQKREGHLKSLLSKYLKYRS, encoded by the coding sequence ATGCAGGAACAGCAACAGACCCAGGTAAAAACGCAATATGCTTTTCATAGCGGAAGACTCCTTCTCTCCGCTATGAAAAGCATGCAGGTACACTGGCGATTGTATCTGGTTTTCACGTGCACCAGTCTGTGCCTGGCATTATTGTACCTTCGCTACGCTACCCCGCGATATATCATTACCAGCTCCATTTTGATTCGTGATGATTCGCGCGGATCTGAATTCGCTGAGTCGGCCTTCATGGAAGAGCTTGGTGGACTTCCACTTCAAAGCAATGTTGATAATGAAATAGAAGTACTGAAGAGCAGGACTTTAATGCAAAGTGTTGTCAATGACCTGCAGTTAAATGTTCGCTATGAGGTCGCCGGAGATATAAAAACGGCTGAACTGCACGAAAAGTCACCCTACCGCCTCACATTGCTTGATTCCGGTGACCAATACAAGGCAACAAGCTATCAAATCACAGAATTACATGGTAGACGTTTTCGCCTGCTAAGTCCCGTCCGGCAGGTGACAGGCAGGTTTGGGGATACAATCCGCCTTGGCAGCGGAAGAGCGGTTCTTAGGAAAACGAGTTTCAAACCCGGTGAGCAATGCATGTATTCTATTACATTGTCACCACATCATACTATTGTAAACCAGTACGCTTCCCGTTTGAAAGTGACTGCCAGTAACAAGCTGGCAAGTATAGTTACCTTATCATTAACGGACATTCTTCCTGAAAAAGGAGAAGCAATCCTGAACAAGCTGCTTGATAATTATCAGAAAATAAATGCTGCCGAACAAAGCCGGCGGGCTGCAAAAACACTGGCTTTTATTGAGCAGCACCTTGTAGTCATTTCAGCACGTCTACAAAAAGATGAAGTCGCCATTCAAAAGTTTAAAAGCCGGCATCAGCTGACTGACATTACTGAACACGCCAAGCTACTCACCCGAAACCGGCAGCTTACCCAACAAGAAGCCAGCAAATACAATGCGCAACTGGATGTACTTACCCATCTCGGAACATTCCTGGTTAGCGGGCCGGAGCAAACCCTGCCTGCGAGCCTTACCTTGCAGGAGCCGACCTTTGCTGCAATCATCAGTCGATACAATGAAGTACTTACCACCAAGGCCAAATACCTTGCAACAACCCGCGCCGGGTACCCGCGCATACGTGAGCTGGAAGATCAGCTGAAAAGTCTGAAAGCAGACTTGCAGGTAAGTATTCAAGCACATCGGCAAGAAATCAGCACATACCTCACCGCGCTGAGAAGTATCAGACTTCAGGAGGAGTCAGAAATGCAGCAGCTGCCGCAATGGGAGCGAACATACCAGGGATTGCTCCGGCAGCAGCAAACAGATCAGGAGCTTTATGTATTACTGCTCAAAAAACGTCTTGAAACCGCACTTTCAAAATCATCCACAATTTCCAATGCACGGATGATTGATCCGCCTCTTGCTGATCCTGAGCCGACGCATCCGGATGCAAGGGTTACTTTAGTGATGGCCGGCTTTACGGGCCTGATGCTTCCATTTCTGCTGCTTCACCTTCGTCAGGCACTTAATACCAGGGTACTTTGCAAATCAGATGTGTCTGAACGGATTGATCTGCCATTTATTGGAGAGCTCACACATGTTTCCAGAAGAAGAAAACAACTGCTTTTTGCACCCAGATCGGCGATCACAGAGCAATTCCGTACATTGCGAACGAACCTGCACTTCTTACCGGATGTACGCAGCCGGCAGGTCATACTTATTACGTCGGGAACCAGTCATGAAGGGAAATCATGGATTGCCATGAACCTTGCTGAAACCCTTTCACGCTCCGGACGGAAAGTTGTACTCGTTGAAATGGATCTCCGAAAGCCGGGCATTACAACCTACCTCGATTTGAACCCATGTGGAGTAACTGAGCTATTGACATCCGGTCAAAACCCATCCACTTTCCTTCAAAAGTCCCCCGGACTAGCTTTCGATATCATTGCAGCAGGCAAACCGCCGCCTGATCCTCTTGCGCTGCTACTGGGTGAGTACATGGGTGATCTATTTGCTTCCCTGAAAGCCATGTATGAGCACATTATTATTGATTCACCGCCTGCCGGCTTATTAGCGGATGCCTTGCTGATAGGGCAATATTCCGACTTATCGCTGTACGTGATCAGACAAGGGTTTACCAGGAAAAGTGATCTGGATAAACTCTGCCAGATAAGTGCGCGCAATCAGCTCCCTTTACTGCATTTGATCCTGAACGATGTACAGGCAGACTCAGATGACCAGTACAATTACTACCAGCAGAAGCGTGAGGGCCATTTAAAATCTCTGTTATCGAAATACTTAAAATACCGGTCATGA
- the rsmG gene encoding 16S rRNA (guanine(527)-N(7))-methyltransferase RsmG produces the protein MELIKKYFPDLSATQLDKFAQLDELYTSWNAKVNVISRQDIETLYERHVLHSLGIAKVQAFRPGTNILDVGTGGGFPGIPLAILFPEAQFHLVDSIGKKIRVVQEVAQALQLDNVRAEQVRAEKLTDYYEFVVSRAVTRMAPFVDWVRNNISRNSYHDLKNGILYLKGGDLEEELAEVNRKSYVYNLSDYFGEEFFETKKVVYLPL, from the coding sequence ATGGAATTGATTAAAAAGTACTTTCCGGACCTCTCCGCAACCCAGCTTGATAAGTTTGCACAACTGGATGAGCTGTATACCTCCTGGAATGCGAAGGTCAACGTTATATCCCGTCAGGATATTGAAACATTGTATGAGCGGCATGTACTGCATTCGCTGGGTATTGCCAAAGTGCAGGCATTCCGGCCCGGAACAAATATTCTGGATGTGGGTACAGGGGGTGGTTTTCCCGGAATACCGCTGGCCATTCTTTTCCCGGAAGCCCAGTTTCACCTGGTAGATAGTATCGGCAAAAAAATCAGGGTTGTGCAGGAAGTGGCCCAGGCTTTGCAGTTGGACAATGTGAGGGCTGAGCAGGTGAGGGCCGAAAAGCTCACAGACTACTATGAGTTTGTGGTAAGCCGGGCCGTGACGCGGATGGCACCATTTGTTGATTGGGTGAGAAACAACATCAGCCGCAACTCCTATCACGATCTGAAAAACGGCATTCTGTACCTGAAAGGGGGAGACCTGGAAGAGGAGCTGGCAGAAGTAAACAGGAAGTCGTACGTGTACAACCTTTCCGACTATTTTGGGGAAGAATTCTTTGAAACGAAAAAGGTGGTGTATTTACCTTTGTAA
- the tgt gene encoding tRNA guanosine(34) transglycosylase Tgt: MKFTLKSKDPQSKARAGFIETDHGIIETPIFMPVGTAGTVKAVHQRELREDIGAQIILGNTYHLYLRPGTEILHKAGGLHAFNGWDRPILTDSGGYQVYSLAGTGRKINEEGVVFKSHIDGGVHTFTPENVMDIQRVIGADIIMAFDECTPYPCDFGYARKSMEMTHRWLARCCERFDNTTPLYGHSQTLFPIVQGSVYKDLRKQSAETIASFGREGNAIGGLSVGEPADIMYELTEVVCDILPADKPRYLMGVGTPANILECIALGVDMFDCVMPTRNARNGMIFTTEGIVNIRNEKWKDDFSPLDPGLDGYASSFYSKAYLRHLVKSGEMLGAQIASIHNLTFYLWLVRTAREKIMEGNFTLWKKEIEKKLNQRL, encoded by the coding sequence ATGAAGTTTACCCTAAAAAGTAAAGACCCTCAGTCGAAGGCGAGAGCCGGATTTATTGAAACGGATCACGGGATTATTGAAACCCCCATATTTATGCCTGTGGGTACAGCCGGAACCGTAAAGGCAGTGCACCAGCGTGAGCTGAGGGAGGATATCGGAGCACAGATCATCCTTGGAAATACCTACCACCTGTACCTTCGCCCCGGAACAGAAATCCTTCACAAAGCGGGCGGCCTGCATGCATTCAACGGCTGGGACAGACCTATCCTGACAGACAGCGGAGGCTACCAGGTGTACTCCCTGGCAGGCACGGGGAGGAAAATCAACGAAGAAGGTGTGGTTTTTAAGTCACATATTGACGGAGGCGTTCACACCTTCACGCCCGAGAATGTAATGGATATTCAGCGCGTCATCGGAGCTGATATCATCATGGCTTTTGACGAATGTACCCCGTATCCCTGTGATTTCGGGTACGCGCGGAAATCCATGGAAATGACACACCGGTGGCTGGCAAGATGCTGTGAAAGATTTGACAATACAACGCCACTCTATGGTCACAGCCAAACGCTTTTTCCGATTGTACAGGGTAGTGTCTATAAAGATCTTAGGAAGCAATCTGCAGAAACAATCGCTTCGTTTGGTCGTGAGGGTAATGCCATCGGCGGCCTCTCCGTGGGGGAGCCGGCCGACATTATGTACGAGCTGACGGAAGTGGTTTGTGACATTCTTCCTGCCGACAAGCCCCGGTACCTGATGGGTGTCGGAACACCGGCCAATATCCTCGAATGCATTGCGCTAGGCGTAGATATGTTCGACTGCGTGATGCCTACCAGGAATGCCCGTAATGGCATGATTTTTACAACAGAGGGAATCGTCAACATCAGGAATGAAAAGTGGAAAGATGATTTCTCACCGCTTGATCCGGGGCTCGACGGCTATGCAAGCTCTTTTTATAGTAAGGCATATCTAAGGCACCTGGTTAAATCAGGTGAAATGCTGGGCGCACAAATTGCCAGTATTCACAATCTGACCTTCTATCTCTGGCTGGTACGTACCGCACGGGAGAAGATCATGGAGGGCAACTTTACCTTATGGAAAAAGGAAATTGAAAAAAAGTTGAATCAACGCCTTTGA
- a CDS encoding OmpA family protein produces the protein MKKVSQLIGSFALGAMMALPSFAQPLEQPNSPDYNPKASYDGPYKMNTWSISAHFGPSLFFGDLREYDFWPVTKTSSDSHKESGTFQGGLTINKQLSYLFGARLDGSIGNLRGMKRRMYNRYFEGNYFDVSLAGTVNLKGLLMGPNKMKRWKVDAYVGIGQVFYDATAYDLTGGIPLRETGKMNDWIVPTGLNINYELSKRFDLGLDFRLTHTNSDYLDATYGGDYDRTPNSFVIADQKTSRKGNSELDSYGYGAIQLTYKLGKKALKVAKVDGKWDYKPEEGYYHLRYTDPKVLIKPPKILTLEEMDSVAKANRPKDIDPKLLLDTDGDGVSDFFDKEPNSPAGSVVDGSGRVLDFDSYVKNALATGAACSEIFANVTFDTDKNAIKPEFQEMLKNVAALMNKNGCRLQLAGHTDRRASDRYNIALSRRRVDAVKNFLINEGGLTDPSKVIVDYFGSFKPIADSASRPGLQRNRRVELKLLP, from the coding sequence ATGAAAAAAGTATCCCAGTTGATTGGTTCGTTTGCCTTGGGGGCAATGATGGCACTGCCTTCATTTGCACAACCGCTGGAGCAGCCGAATTCTCCGGATTACAACCCAAAAGCTTCTTATGATGGTCCTTACAAAATGAACACCTGGTCTATATCAGCTCATTTCGGTCCGTCTTTGTTTTTTGGTGATTTGCGGGAGTATGACTTCTGGCCGGTAACCAAAACATCTTCTGACAGCCATAAGGAATCCGGAACTTTTCAGGGAGGTCTGACGATCAACAAACAGCTTTCATACTTGTTCGGTGCACGTCTGGATGGTTCAATCGGTAACCTGAGAGGGATGAAACGCCGGATGTACAATCGCTATTTCGAAGGAAATTATTTCGACGTATCACTCGCCGGTACTGTAAACCTGAAAGGTCTTTTGATGGGACCTAACAAAATGAAGCGCTGGAAAGTGGATGCGTATGTAGGTATAGGGCAGGTATTTTACGATGCGACTGCTTATGATCTGACAGGTGGTATTCCGCTGCGTGAAACTGGTAAAATGAATGACTGGATCGTTCCTACCGGTTTGAACATTAACTATGAGCTGAGCAAAAGATTTGACCTGGGTCTGGATTTCCGTCTGACTCATACCAACTCTGACTACCTGGATGCTACTTACGGCGGTGACTATGACCGTACGCCTAACAGCTTCGTAATTGCTGACCAGAAAACATCCCGCAAAGGAAATTCGGAACTTGACAGCTACGGATACGGTGCTATCCAGCTTACTTACAAGCTTGGTAAAAAAGCATTGAAAGTGGCGAAAGTGGATGGCAAATGGGATTACAAACCAGAAGAAGGATATTATCACCTGCGTTACACAGATCCAAAAGTCCTGATCAAACCGCCTAAGATTCTTACGCTGGAAGAAATGGACTCTGTTGCGAAAGCAAACCGTCCGAAAGACATCGATCCTAAATTGTTGCTTGATACAGATGGTGACGGTGTTTCTGACTTCTTCGATAAAGAGCCTAATTCACCTGCCGGAAGTGTTGTGGACGGTAGCGGCCGCGTACTTGACTTTGATTCTTACGTGAAAAATGCACTGGCAACAGGAGCAGCTTGCAGCGAAATCTTTGCGAACGTTACGTTTGACACAGACAAAAATGCGATCAAACCTGAGTTCCAGGAAATGCTGAAAAACGTAGCAGCCCTGATGAACAAAAACGGATGCCGCCTGCAACTTGCCGGCCACACAGACCGCCGTGCTTCTGACCGCTACAACATTGCACTTTCACGCCGCCGTGTGGATGCAGTTAAAAACTTCCTGATCAACGAAGGTGGTCTGACAGATCCTAGCAAAGTAATCGTTGACTACTTCGGATCATTCAAACCGATAGCTGACAGCGCAAGTCGCCCAGGTCTGCAGAGAAACCGTCGCGTAGAACTGAAATTGCTTCCTTAA